The Streptomyces sp. A2-16 sequence GCGGTGAAGTCCGTGCCGATGCCGATGACCTGGTCGGGCCGCACGCCCGCCCGGCTCAGGGCCTCCGGCACGGCGTGCCGCAGCACGTCGATGTAGTCGGAGGGCACCTGAAGGGCCCAGTCCGGCGGCAGCCCGGTGCCGTCCGGCAGCTCCCGGTCCAGGACCGCGTGCCGGTAGGCGTGCTCGGCCGTGCCCAGTTCCGCGCCGTCCCGCACGCGGACCACCACGGCCCGGCCGGACAGCGTTCCGTAGTCGACCCCGATGACGCAAAGGTCCGGGTTGGCGGCTGTGTCGTGTCCGGCGTTCACCGGCGACCTCCTGAGATGTTCGACATGTCGATCGGCGTTCGAGAGAACTCGAAGGTGTGAGGACGCGTGCGAGCCCGCCCTGTGCCCTAGCTGCGGCTCCTGCCGAAGTACCGGGCCCGCGCCCGGTCGAGCAGGATGGCGACGCCGAGGACCGCTCCCTGCACGACCTGCTGGTCGTAGGGGCTGACCTTGAGGGCGAGCAGACCGTTGGTGATGAACTCCAGCAGGATCGCGCCCGCCGCGATGCCCGCGATACGGCCCTCACCGCCCGAGAGTGACATGCCGCCGACCACCGCGGCGGCGATCGCGGTCAGTTCCCAGCCCGCGCCGACCGAGGGGTCGGCCACGTTCATACGGCCGATCACCAGGATGCCGACCAGACCGGCGAGGGCGGAGCTGGCGACGTAGGTGGAGGTGATCCGGCGGGCGGTCGGGATGCCGGCGAGCCGGGCGGCCTCCTTGTTGCCGCCGACCGCGTAGATCTGGCGGCCCACGTAGGTGCGCTCCAGGACGAACCAGGCGACGGCGGCCGCGCCGACGAAGAACAGGGCGGGGACGGGCACCTGGCCGAGGTAGTACTGGCTCAGGTTGCTGAACATCGGGTCGAGGTTGTTGATGGGCGAGCCGCTGGTGATCGCGAGCGCGGTGCCCTGCGCGACGGTGTAGGTGACCAGGGTGATCACGAAGGGCGGCACGTTCAGGCGGGTGACCATGATGCCGTGCCACAGGCCGACACCGGCGGTGATCACCAGCGTGAGCAGGATCGCGAGGGGCGCCGGCAGGCCCTCGTTGACGTTCATCCAGGCGGCCAGGATGCCGGCCAGCCCGGCGAGCGCGCCCACCGACAGGTCGATGCCACCGGTCAGGATGACCAGCGACTCGCCGATCGCGAGGATGCCGACCTGGGACAGATCGCGGCCCATCACCTGGAGGTTGCCCACCGCCGTGTACGTCTCCGCGTTGGCGGCGATCGCCACGAACACCACCACGCAGGCGATGATGACTCCGGCCTCCGGGGAGGCGGCGAGTCTGCGGGCGAGGTTCGACACGGCCGAACGGGACGGCGGCGCGACCTCGTTCGGGGCGAGCGTGCTCTGCGCGCTCATGCTGGGGCTCCGTTCGTGAGGTGTTCCTGGTCGGGCTGGTGCGGAAGCAGGGCGGAGGTGCCGGCCGCGGCCGTCATGATCCGTTCCTTGGTGGCGTCGGCCCGGTCGATGACCTCGACCACCCGCCCGTGGTTCATCACGGCGACGCGATGGCAGATCCACAGCAGTTCCTCCAGTTCGGAGGAGGCCACGACGATCCCCATGCCCTGCTCCGCCGCCTGGTCGATCAGCTTGTAGATCTCCGCCTTGGCGCCGACGTCCACGCCTCGGGTCGGTTCGTCGAGCAGCAGCAGGCGGGGTTCGGCGGCGAACGCCCGGCCGAAGATGGCGCGTTGCTGGTTGCCGCCGGACAGCGAGCCGATCGGCTGCTCCACCGACTGCATCCGCACATTGACGTTCTCGGTGATCTTCCGTGCCTCGGCGCGTTCGCGGCCCGGTCCGAGCAGGCCCCGGGTGCTGATCCGCTTGAGCACCGAGACGACGACGTTGGAACGGATCGAGGCGAACAGCACCAGCGACTGTTCCTTGCGGTCCTCGGGGATCAGCGCGATCCCGGCCGCCACGCCGTCCCCCGCGCCGCGCGGCCGGTAGGGCTCACCGCCGAGCAGCATCCGGCCGCCGGTGGAGGGCTGTGCCCCGGCGATCGTGTGGACCAGGCGGCTGCGGCCGGAGCCCATCAGCCCGGCCACACCCAGGATCTCGCCCTCGCGCACCTCCAGGTCGACCGGTCCGAGGCCGTCCGCGGTCAGGCCCTCGGCGCGGAGCAGGACGGGGCTGGTCGCGGGCGGTGCCTTCGGTGCGCCCTGGGCGACCTCGCCGCCGACCATCTCCCGGATCAGCCGTTCCTCGGTGGCCTCGGCCGGTTCGAGGTCGGCGACGAGCCTGCCGTTGCGCAGCACCAGGACGCGGTCGCTGATGTCCCGCACCTCGTCGAGGCGGTGCCCGATGAACAGCACCGTGCCACCGCGCTCGGCGAGTTGACGGGCCAGGCCCAGCACCATGGCGGCCTCGACCGGGCCCAGTGAGGACGTCGGCTCGTCCAGGATCAGCAGCTTGGGTTCCCGGCCCCAGGCCTTGGCGATCTCGATCATCTGCCGGGTCGGCACCGGGAGGGTGCGGACCTCCTTGCCCACCGGGATGGTCTCGGCGGACAGGCCGATCTCCGCGAGCATCGCCTTCGCCTCGGCCCGCTGGGCCGCCCGGTCCACCAGGAGCCGTCGCTTCGACTCGCGCGGGCGGCGGCCGAGGAGCAGGTTCTCGGCCACCGAGAGCTGCCCGACCAGCGGGAACTCCTGGGAGACCATGGCGATGCCGAGCTGTCCCGCGGCCTCGGTGGACCCGGCGGCGAGGGGCTCGCCGCCGATCAGGATCTCGCCGCCGTCCCGGTGGACCGACCCGGCGAGCGTGCCCATCAGCGTGGACTTACCGGCGCCGTTCTCGCCGACCACGCCGATCACCTGACCGGCGTAGAGGTCGAGTTCGGGCAGGTCGAGGACGCGTACCGGACCGTACGACTTGTGGACCCCCCGCAGCCGCGCGGTGACCGCGCGGTCCGGGGCGGTCTTCGTGGCCGTCATGCTCAGCCGATCCCGAGCTGCGACTCGAGGGCCTGGTAGGCGCCCAGGTCGGACTTGGTGACCAGGCCGACGCCGGAGCTCAGGGTCGAACCGTCCTTCTCCAGGTACGGCTTGACGAGCGCCATGGTCCTGTCCTTGCCCAGCACCTTCTCCGCGGCCAGGATGTACGCCCCGGTGTAGCCCTGCTGGTACGGCATCTGCACGACCGTCCCGGAGATCACGCCGGACTTGATGAACTTGAGCGTCTGGGCGTCGGAGTCGTCGGAGACGATGTGCACGGAGGCCGTCTTGCCGGCCGAGGTGACCGCCTGGGCCAGCGCGGGGCCGTCGTAGGAGTAGACGCCGTAGAGGCCGTTGACGTCGGGGTTGTTCGCGAGGATGGTCTCCGCGTCCGAAGTGGCCGTGCTGGCCTGGAGGTTGTCGTTGACCTTCTGCGCGACCGTGATCTTGGTGCCCTTGAGCGCGTCCTCGAAGCCCTGGATGCGCTGGGTGGCGTTGGACGCGGTGAGCGAGCCGACCAGGATGGCCACCTTGCCCTTGCCGCCGAGGACCTGCTTCATCGCGGTGCCCGCCTGGAAGCCGGCCGTGTAGTTCGGGGTGCCGAGGTAGAGGGAGGCGGCGTCGGTGCCGGGCAGCGGGGAGTCGATCGCGAGGACGCCGATGCCCTTCTGGACGTCGGTGTGGATGGTCCCGGCGGCCGAGGTCGGGTCGATCGCCGAGATCGAGTAGCCGGTGACGCCCTGCGAACGCAGCGTCTCCAGCTCGGAGTTCTGCTCGGTCAGCTTGCCGTTCGGCGGGGCGAAGTAGGTGCACTTGCTCTTCGCGATGCCGAGGTCGGAGCAGCCCTTGAGGAAGCCGACCTGGCCGGCCTTCCAGTAGTCGGCGGCCACGTTCACGACCATCGCGATGTCGACCTTGGACAGGTCCTTGCCGGCCAGCGCGGACTTCAGCGACGCGTCGAGCTTGGCGAGGTTCGCCTGGTTGAAGGTGACCGAGCCGGCCAGTGCGACGGGGGCGGCGGCCTTCGTGTCTGTCGAGCCCGAGCTGTCGGAGCCGCCCGCGTTCTTGGAGCAGCCGGCGGCGGCGAGCGAGAGGAGCACGGCGGTCGCGACGGCGATGGCGCGGGACCTTCTGGTACGGGTCATGACTGATCAACGCCCTTCTGAATGCGATGAGTTCGAGGGTTTTCCGGGAGGCCGGACGCACACCTGTGCGCGGACATGCCGGTGCCGGGGAGGCGGGCACGGGTGCGGGTGAGGGCCACTTCGAAGCGGTACGTGGCGGAGCGCGCGGTGTCGCCGGGCGGGGGGGCTCATCGGGGTGAGCGCGGCGAGGGCGCGGGGCGCCGGAGGTATGCCTGACGGTCTGTCAGGACCGGGGGGGCGCCGACCGCTTGCAGCGGTGGGCCGGGGTCGAGCCTCGTGCTCCGTACGGCACGGGCTGACGACAGTCCCTGCTGATCAGGGCCTTGCTGAACCTGGTACTACCGGGCGTCTGTCATGTCGGGCTCTCTGTTCGGGGTCGCGGGCGGGTCGCCGAGGTCCGCACGACGAGACTGGGCGGGATGACGATGTGGGGTCTCTCGCCGGACGCCGGGATCCCGGCGTCCGGATCACCGACGATCTCGATCAGCGCGCGCAGGGCACGGCGGCCGAGTTCGTCGAAGTCCTGGCGGACGGTGGTCAGCGACGGGCCGAAGTACTCGGTCTCCGGCATGTCGTCGAAGCCGACGACACTGATGTCCTCGGGCACCCGGCGCCCGTTCTGCTGCAGGGCCCGCAGCAGACCGAGGGCCATGTGGTCGTTGGCGCAGAACACCGCGGTGACCTCGGGGTTCGCGGCGATCCGGCGGCCGTGCTCGTATCCGGTACGGGCCGTCCAGTCCGCGCCGGCCAGCGGTTCGGGCACGCGCGCCCCCCGCTTCTCCAGGGTGGCGCGCCAGCCGGTCTCGCGTTCCTGGGCGTCGAGCCAGGTGCGCGGGCCGGCCAGGTGGTGCACCGTGGGGTGGCCGAGGTCGAGCAGGTAGGAGGTGGCCAGCTCGGCGCCCGACTCGTTGTCCACGGCGACCGAGACGAGCGCCGTGTGGGTGCCGCAGCCGACCGCGACCAGGGGGACGTCGGACGGCACGTTCGCCAGCGCGCCCACGGCGGCGGTCTGCGGCGCGATGACGACGATCCCCGCCACGCCCTGGTTCCGCAGCCGGTCCACGGCGTCCAGCACCGAGCGCCGGTCGAGGGTGCCGACCGCGGCCACGGTGACGAAGTAGTCGTGCTCCCTGGCGGCCTGCTCGATGCCGTAGAGCATGCAGGCGGGGCCGTACAGCGTCGTGTTGAAGCTGATCACGCCCAGGGTGCGGGTGCGGCGGGTCGCCAGGGTGCGGGCGGCCGCGTTGGGCCGGTAGCCGAGTTCGCGTACGGCGGAGAGGACCCGTTCCCGGGTGCGGGGACGGACGTTGGGGTGGTCGTTGAGGACCCGGGAGACGGTCTGGTGCGAGACGCCCGCGATCCGGGCCACGTCCGCCATCACCGGCGCGCGCTCTGTGTCCACGGTCCGCCTCCTCACACGTCTTCGTGGTGTGTACGTCGTGACGAATTGTTAGCGCACACATTCTGCGAGGGTCAAGGATGATCCGGACGTCCCGAGGGCGGAATCGCCGACCGTGCGGATTTCGTCAAGTCCCCGCTGACCTGGCACTACTTGGCCATTGAAGATCGCTCCCGGCCCGTCCGCGCACCTGGGTAAACAGACGGCACAGCTTTTGTTTTGGGACTCTTGACTGTTCAACCGTGTTGACCCGGAATTCATACGGCCGTAAAAAGACGGAGCCGCGAGAGCGATCGCTCCCTCCGGCCGACCACGCGTGAACAGCATGTGCCCAGGTCGGCTCTTCTCCCATCCCCTCCCCCGCACTCTTTTCTGCGCCCGGAACCCTCTACGCCTCGTGAGGGCCCGGAATGTTAGCGCCAACATCGCCTGTCTCCCGAGCGTCTGGTGCCGGTGCTGATGCCGACACCGGCACCGGCACCGGCACCGGACGACAGACGCACCCACGACAGCCAGAAGCACGCACGACGGAAGAGGTTCACCGTGAACGGTCCAGTGACAGACCGCCGACGTCTCAGAGGGCTCCTGCTGACAGTGAGCGCGGTCCTCACCCTGCTCGCAGGCATCCTGGCCGGGGTCGTGGGCACCGCCGGCACCGCCGCAGCCGCCTCGTCCCTGCCCTGCGACATCTACGCCTCCGCGGGAACCCCCTGCGCCGCGGCACACAGCACCACGCGGGCGCTCTACGCCTCGTACGGCGGCTCCCTCTACCAGGTCAAGCGTGCCTCGGACGGGGCGACCACGAACATCGGCCTGCTCAGCACCGGCGGCTACGCCAACGCGGCGGCCCAGGACTCCTTCTGCTCCGGCACGACCTGCGTCATCACCAAGATCTACGACCAGAGCGCCAACCACAACGACCTGACCATCGAGGGGCCGGGCGGCAACGGCGGCCAGGACGTGGGCGCGATCGCCGACGCCCTCCCGGTCACGGTGGGCGGCCACGCGGCCTACGGCGTCTTCGTGAACGCCGGTGTCGGCTACCGCGACAACAGCACCACCGGCATCGCCACCGGCAGCTCCCCCGAGGGCGCCTACATGGTGACCAGCGGCCACCACGTGAACAACCGCTGCTGCTTCGACTACGGCAACGCCGAGACGTCCGGCAACGACACCGGCAACGGCCACATGGACGCGATCAACTTCGGTACGGAGTGCTGGTTCTCGTGCTCCGGCGCCGGATCGGGCCCCTGGGTCGAGGCGGACCTGGAGAACGGGCTCTTCTTCGGAGGCAACGGCTCGAACACGAACAACAAGGGCAACTCCAGCGAGTACGTCACCGCCCTGGAGAAGAACAACGGCACGACCACCTACGCGATCAAGGGCGGCAACGCCCAATCAGGCTCACTGACCACCTGGTACAACGGGGCCCTGCCCAACCTCGGCGGATACACCCCGATGCACTTGGAGGGCGCCATCGTCCTCGGCACCGGCGGTGACAACAGCAACGGCTCCGACGGCTCCTTCTTCGAGGGCGTCATGACCTCCGGCTACCCGACCGACGCCGCCGACAACGCCGTACAAGCCAACATCACCTCCGTCGGCTACACCACCCCGACCGCGAACTTCCCGGTCACCGGCACCGCCTACCGCCTGACCAACACCAACTCCGGCAAGGTCCTGGACGCGGTCAACTGCGGCACCGCCAACGGCACCTCCATCGACCTGTGGGCCTCGCTCGGCAACACCTGCCAGCAGTGGAAGTTCGCGAGCGCGGGCAACGGCCACTACACCATCACCAACGTCAACAGCGGCACGGTCCTGGACGACAAGAACTGCGGACAGTCCAACGGCACGGCCGTCCAGCTGTGGGCCTCCCTCGGCAACACCTGCCAGCAGTGGGACGTCACCAAGGTCGGCAGCCACTACACGATCTCCAACGTCAACACCGGCATGACGCTGGACGTGGCGAACTGCGGCACGGCCAACGGGACGGCGGTGCGGCAGTGGCAGCAGTTGGACAACACGTGCCAGCAGTGGAACATCGCGCCGTGATGTGACGGTCGCGGGCGGACTGGGTCCGTCGGTCCTGCCCGTCCCCTCCCTCTCCCCCTCCCCCTCCCCCGCCCACCGACGGGCCCGCGCCTGATCGTCCGTAGGGAGTCCCGCCTCCCGTTCTTTTGAGTCCTTCGAGCTCTTCGAGCCCTTCGAGCCTTTCCCGCCCTTCGCGTCTTTCGCGTCTTTCGAATCCGTCGTGTCTTTCGAACAAAGGAACCGCGCATGCCCTCAGAAGCCGGACCGTCCCGCAGGGCCGTCCTGTCCGCAATCGGTGTCGCGTCCCTGGCCGGGACCTTCGCCGGGTCCGTGCCGGCCGTCGCCGCTCCCGCGACGGTGTCCACCTCCGCTGCCTCCGCCTCCGACGCGGCTGTCGCCCTCCCCGCCGCAGCGGCTCACTGGACCTTCGACGAAGGCTCCGGCACCACCGCCGCCGACGCGTCCGGCAACGCCCACACCGCCACGCTCCAGGGCGCGGCCGGCTGGGACACCGGAAAGGTGGGCGCCCACAGCCTGAACCTCACGGCGGGCGGCAACGCGACGGCCCCCGTCCCCGTGGTGGACACCTCGGCGGCGTTCTCGGTGTCCGCCTGGGTCAACCTCGCCCAACTGGGCGGCTACCAGACGGCCGTGAGCATCGACGGCAAGGTGGTCAGCGCCTTCTACCTGGGCCTGCGCGACGACACGGGCACGTTCGCCTTCGCCCGCCTGGCGTCCGACGCGACCCAGGGTGCGGCGGTGGCGGCGGCCGCCTCCGCTCCGGCCGCCGGCACCTGGACGCACCTGGTGGGCGTCAACGACCCGGCTTCCGGCGTGACCCGCCTCTACGTCAACGGCGTACTCGAAGGCGAGACGGCCTACACCGGGGGCTGGGCCGGCACGGGGGCCACGGCGATCGGCCGCGCCCTGTACGGCGGCGGGCAGGTGGACCAGTTCCACGGCCGGATCGACGACGTACAACTCTTCCCGACCGCCCTCACCTCGGACCAGGTGGCGACACTGGCGGGCGTCCCGG is a genomic window containing:
- a CDS encoding substrate-binding domain-containing protein, with protein sequence MTRTRRSRAIAVATAVLLSLAAAGCSKNAGGSDSSGSTDTKAAAPVALAGSVTFNQANLAKLDASLKSALAGKDLSKVDIAMVVNVAADYWKAGQVGFLKGCSDLGIAKSKCTYFAPPNGKLTEQNSELETLRSQGVTGYSISAIDPTSAAGTIHTDVQKGIGVLAIDSPLPGTDAASLYLGTPNYTAGFQAGTAMKQVLGGKGKVAILVGSLTASNATQRIQGFEDALKGTKITVAQKVNDNLQASTATSDAETILANNPDVNGLYGVYSYDGPALAQAVTSAGKTASVHIVSDDSDAQTLKFIKSGVISGTVVQMPYQQGYTGAYILAAEKVLGKDRTMALVKPYLEKDGSTLSSGVGLVTKSDLGAYQALESQLGIG
- a CDS encoding substrate-binding domain-containing protein, whose product is MDTERAPVMADVARIAGVSHQTVSRVLNDHPNVRPRTRERVLSAVRELGYRPNAAARTLATRRTRTLGVISFNTTLYGPACMLYGIEQAAREHDYFVTVAAVGTLDRRSVLDAVDRLRNQGVAGIVVIAPQTAAVGALANVPSDVPLVAVGCGTHTALVSVAVDNESGAELATSYLLDLGHPTVHHLAGPRTWLDAQERETGWRATLEKRGARVPEPLAGADWTARTGYEHGRRIAANPEVTAVFCANDHMALGLLRALQQNGRRVPEDISVVGFDDMPETEYFGPSLTTVRQDFDELGRRALRALIEIVGDPDAGIPASGERPHIVIPPSLVVRTSATRPRPRTESPT
- a CDS encoding ABC transporter permease; this translates as MSAQSTLAPNEVAPPSRSAVSNLARRLAASPEAGVIIACVVVFVAIAANAETYTAVGNLQVMGRDLSQVGILAIGESLVILTGGIDLSVGALAGLAGILAAWMNVNEGLPAPLAILLTLVITAGVGLWHGIMVTRLNVPPFVITLVTYTVAQGTALAITSGSPINNLDPMFSNLSQYYLGQVPVPALFFVGAAAVAWFVLERTYVGRQIYAVGGNKEAARLAGIPTARRITSTYVASSALAGLVGILVIGRMNVADPSVGAGWELTAIAAAVVGGMSLSGGEGRIAGIAAGAILLEFITNGLLALKVSPYDQQVVQGAVLGVAILLDRARARYFGRSRS
- a CDS encoding sugar ABC transporter ATP-binding protein, with amino-acid sequence MTATKTAPDRAVTARLRGVHKSYGPVRVLDLPELDLYAGQVIGVVGENGAGKSTLMGTLAGSVHRDGGEILIGGEPLAAGSTEAAGQLGIAMVSQEFPLVGQLSVAENLLLGRRPRESKRRLLVDRAAQRAEAKAMLAEIGLSAETIPVGKEVRTLPVPTRQMIEIAKAWGREPKLLILDEPTSSLGPVEAAMVLGLARQLAERGGTVLFIGHRLDEVRDISDRVLVLRNGRLVADLEPAEATEERLIREMVGGEVAQGAPKAPPATSPVLLRAEGLTADGLGPVDLEVREGEILGVAGLMGSGRSRLVHTIAGAQPSTGGRMLLGGEPYRPRGAGDGVAAGIALIPEDRKEQSLVLFASIRSNVVVSVLKRISTRGLLGPGRERAEARKITENVNVRMQSVEQPIGSLSGGNQQRAIFGRAFAAEPRLLLLDEPTRGVDVGAKAEIYKLIDQAAEQGMGIVVASSELEELLWICHRVAVMNHGRVVEVIDRADATKERIMTAAAGTSALLPHQPDQEHLTNGAPA
- a CDS encoding arabinofuranosidase catalytic domain-containing protein, which gives rise to MTDRRRLRGLLLTVSAVLTLLAGILAGVVGTAGTAAAASSLPCDIYASAGTPCAAAHSTTRALYASYGGSLYQVKRASDGATTNIGLLSTGGYANAAAQDSFCSGTTCVITKIYDQSANHNDLTIEGPGGNGGQDVGAIADALPVTVGGHAAYGVFVNAGVGYRDNSTTGIATGSSPEGAYMVTSGHHVNNRCCFDYGNAETSGNDTGNGHMDAINFGTECWFSCSGAGSGPWVEADLENGLFFGGNGSNTNNKGNSSEYVTALEKNNGTTTYAIKGGNAQSGSLTTWYNGALPNLGGYTPMHLEGAIVLGTGGDNSNGSDGSFFEGVMTSGYPTDAADNAVQANITSVGYTTPTANFPVTGTAYRLTNTNSGKVLDAVNCGTANGTSIDLWASLGNTCQQWKFASAGNGHYTITNVNSGTVLDDKNCGQSNGTAVQLWASLGNTCQQWDVTKVGSHYTISNVNTGMTLDVANCGTANGTAVRQWQQLDNTCQQWNIAP